One genomic window of Eleginops maclovinus isolate JMC-PN-2008 ecotype Puerto Natales chromosome 12, JC_Emac_rtc_rv5, whole genome shotgun sequence includes the following:
- the LOC134874075 gene encoding phytanoyl-CoA hydroxylase-interacting protein translates to MDAPLATPCNIQICEVTCDSFRIMWDMTPEDSARSTHFFIDLSRKESRDPNRFKHRDVPTKLVAKAVPLPMAVRGHWFLSPRTEYCVAVQTAVRQPDGDYLVSEWSQVVEFCTGDYAMEHLQQLLDKAKGSAGRLLKFSVFYRNQHPEYFDFVRRECGGLMRPALKDISGSHGSPINSKLHGVFFSCSTEFDTGLPPKDSPYGPLRFLIPAGHLLNPNISLYFADFYCMYTAYHYVVLVLAPVGSEGDTFCRTRLPMLDLASNAFLTYTAPLRPGDEPLFCHASDVILEVIFTEPVSLDQGQVEQIRGHHQLMSLTTANAKKDPSCKVCNISVGR, encoded by the exons CATCATGTGGGACATGACCCCCGAGGACAGTGCCAGGTCCACACACTTCTTCATTGACCTCAGCCGCAAAGAGAGCCGGGATCCCAACCGCTTCAAACACAGG GATGTGCCAACCAAGCTGGTGGCCAAGGCTGTGCCTCTCCCCATGGCAGTGAGGGGACACTGGTTCCTCAGCCCACGGACAGAGTACTGTGTTGCTGTCCAAACTGCTGTCCGACAGCCAGACGGTGACTACCTGGTGTCAGAGTGGAGCCAGGTGGTGGAGTTCTGCACCGGGG ACTATGCCATGGagcacctgcagcagctgctcgaCAAGGCCAAGGGCTCTGCAGGACGGCTGCTGaagttttctgtgttttatcgCAACCAGCATCCAGAATACTTCGACTTTGTCAG aAGGGAATGTGGAGGCCTGATGCGTCCTGCCCTGAAAGACATCAGTGGGAGTCATGGATCTCCTATCAACAGTAAACTGCACGGAGTCTTcttcagctgcagcacagagttTGATACGGGCCTCCCTCCCAAAGACTCCCCGTACGGCCCGCTGCGTTTCCTGATCCCAGCTGGACACCTGCTGAACCCCAACATCTCCCTGTACTTTGCAGACTTCTACTGTATGTACACAGCCTACCACTACGTAGTGCTGGTGCTGGCCCCTGTTGGCTCGGAGGGCGATACCTTCTGTCGCACCCGCCTCCCTATGCTGGACTTGGCCTCCAACGCCTTCCTGACATACACTGCCCCTCTGAGGCCAGGGGATGAGCCTTTGTTCTGCCATGCCAGCGACGTCATCCTGGAGGTGATTTTCACTGAGCCGGTGTCTTTGGATCAGGGCCAAGTGGAGCAGATCCGAGGGCACCACCAGCTCATGAGTCTGACCACAGCCAACGCCAAGAAAGACCCGAGCTGCAAAGTGTGCAACATCAGTGTGGGGCGCTGA
- the ppp1r3c2b gene encoding protein phosphatase 1 regulatory subunit 3C-B-like: MEMSRATVLPGVSLGSMAQSAGLAEIAVRLCLNQRKQLCPHVWVPILKPQRPCIRPTVADQFSSDILSQAYLTNLFPSFFLEDFDEDDDDLFLFPVKNKRVIFADSRGMSLTSVRMFSDEEEQSDINLLPSLKDLGSMMEDGYSCTVSTCCPGTSLKLGFPQPSADFQAFRAKLAESMVTLENCSVNEQALHGTVRVRNISFQKEVRVRITFDSWQSYRDVPCTHLQKRFGGPQTDIFEFDIAIPKVLDAKRKIEFCLSYSPGGQSEPFWDNNNGENYSVTVSVSSHLCCGKDLSERAWCASARNDSFFCQTESISPGKI; the protein is encoded by the exons ATGGAGATGTCCAGAGCAAC TGTCCTGCCAGGGGTCAGCCTTGGCTCAATGGCCCAGTCAGCTGGACTTGCAGAGATTGCTGTCAGACTCTGCTTGAACCAACGTAAACAACTTTGTCCTCATGTTTGGGTTCCCATCCTGAAGCCTCAGCGCCCCTGCATCCGCCCTACAGTGGCAGATCAGTTTTCCTCTGACATCTTAAGCCAAGCCTATCTGACCAACCTTTTCCCATCCTTCTTCTTGGAGGACtttgatgaagatgatgatgatctttttttattccCAGTCAAGAACAAACGTGTGATTTTTGCTGACTCACGGGGAATGTCTTTGACATCCGTCAGAATGTTttctgatgaagaggagcagtCTGACATTAACCTCCTGCCGTCACTGAAGGATTTGGGGAGCATGATGGAGGATGGCTACAGCTGCACTGTCAGCACCTGCTGCCCAGGAACAAGCCTCAAACTGGGCTTCCCGCAGCCTTCCGCAGATTTCCAAGCCTTTCGTGCAAAGCTAGCTGAGAGCATGGTGACCCTGGAGAACTGCAGCGTTAATGAACAGGCCCTCCACGGTACGGTGCGAGTCAGGAACATCAGCTTCCAGAAGGAAGTGCGTGTTCGCATCACCTTTGACTCGTGGCAGAGCTACAGAGACGTGCCCTGTACACACCTGCAGAAACGCTTCGGGGGACCTCAGACAGACATCTTTGAATTTGACATTGCTATTCCTAAAGTTCTGGATGCCAAACGGAAGATTGAGTTTTGTCTGAGTTATTCACCTGGAGGGCAGAGCGAGCCGTTTTGGGACAACAACAACGGAGAGAATTACAGCGTTACCGTGTCAGTCAGCTCTCATCTGTGCTGCGGGAAGGATCTAAGTGAAAGGGCATGGTGTGCTTCAGCTAGAaatgattcctttttttgtcaaacaGAAAGCATCAGTCCTGGGAAAATATGA